A single region of the Plantactinospora soyae genome encodes:
- the ilvD gene encoding dihydroxy-acid dehydratase — MPDLRSKTSTHGRTMAGARALWRATGMTDDDFGKPIVAIANSFTQFVPGHVHLKDLGGLVADSIAEAGGVGREFNTIAVDDGIAMGHGGMLYSLPSRELIADAVEYMVNAHCADALVCISNCDKITPGMLLAALRLNIPTVFVSGGPMEAGKTMAIEGIVHDKIDLIDAMIASSNDAVTDDQLGEIERSACPTCGSCSGMFTANSMNCLTEAIGLALPGNGSVLATHAARKALFERAGRVVVDIAKRWYDGDDASVLPRAIASRAAFENAVALDVAMGGSTNTVLHLLAAAREAELDFGVADIDEISRRVPCLAKVAPNSPKYHMEDVHRAGGIPALLGELDRAALLRRDVHSVHSPDLDGWLADWDIRGGTPTPEAVELFHAAPGGVRTTEPFSTANRWSKLDTDPVDGCIRDKAHAYTADGGLAILHGNLAPEGAVVKTAGVPADRLTFRGPAKVYESQDAAVDAILGKRVVAGDVVVIRYEGPRGGPGMQEMLYPTSFLKGRGLGRECALITDGRFSGGTSGLSIGHVSPEAAGGGLIALVEEGDEIVIDIPNRSMELAVAPEILEARRIAQEKRDRPYTPVNRERPVSAALRAYASMATSASDGAFRRVPD; from the coding sequence ATGCCTGACCTGCGGTCAAAGACCTCCACACATGGCCGGACGATGGCCGGCGCCCGCGCGCTGTGGCGGGCCACCGGGATGACCGACGACGACTTCGGCAAGCCGATCGTCGCCATCGCGAACAGCTTCACGCAGTTCGTACCCGGTCACGTACACCTCAAGGATCTCGGCGGCCTGGTCGCCGACTCGATCGCCGAGGCCGGTGGCGTCGGCCGGGAGTTCAACACCATCGCGGTGGACGACGGGATCGCGATGGGCCACGGCGGGATGCTCTACTCCCTGCCCAGTCGGGAACTCATCGCCGACGCCGTGGAGTACATGGTCAACGCGCACTGCGCCGACGCGCTCGTCTGCATCTCCAACTGCGACAAGATCACTCCGGGCATGCTGCTCGCCGCGCTGCGGCTGAACATCCCCACGGTCTTCGTCTCCGGCGGCCCGATGGAGGCCGGCAAGACGATGGCGATCGAGGGCATCGTGCACGACAAGATCGACCTGATCGACGCGATGATCGCCTCGTCGAACGACGCGGTCACCGACGACCAACTCGGTGAGATCGAGCGCTCCGCCTGCCCGACCTGCGGCTCCTGCTCCGGCATGTTCACCGCCAACTCGATGAACTGCCTGACCGAGGCGATCGGGCTGGCGCTGCCCGGCAACGGATCGGTGCTGGCCACCCACGCCGCCCGCAAGGCACTCTTCGAGCGGGCCGGCCGGGTCGTCGTGGACATCGCCAAGCGCTGGTACGACGGCGACGACGCCTCGGTGCTGCCCCGCGCGATCGCCTCCCGGGCCGCGTTCGAGAACGCCGTGGCCCTGGACGTGGCGATGGGCGGGTCCACCAACACCGTGCTGCACCTGCTGGCCGCCGCCCGGGAGGCCGAGCTGGACTTCGGGGTCGCCGACATCGACGAGATCTCCCGCCGGGTGCCCTGCCTGGCCAAGGTCGCCCCGAACTCCCCGAAGTACCACATGGAGGACGTGCACCGGGCCGGCGGCATCCCGGCCCTCCTCGGCGAACTGGACCGGGCCGCCCTGCTGCGCCGGGACGTGCACTCGGTGCACTCGCCCGACCTGGACGGATGGCTGGCCGACTGGGACATCCGCGGCGGTACGCCGACACCCGAGGCGGTCGAGCTGTTCCACGCCGCTCCCGGTGGCGTCCGCACCACCGAGCCGTTCTCCACCGCCAACCGTTGGTCCAAACTGGACACCGACCCGGTCGACGGCTGCATCCGGGACAAGGCGCACGCGTACACCGCCGACGGGGGGTTGGCCATCCTGCACGGCAACCTCGCTCCGGAGGGTGCCGTGGTGAAGACCGCCGGAGTGCCGGCCGACCGCCTGACCTTCCGGGGCCCGGCCAAGGTCTACGAGTCGCAGGACGCGGCCGTCGACGCGATCCTCGGCAAACGGGTCGTCGCCGGAGACGTGGTGGTCATCCGGTACGAGGGCCCCAGGGGTGGCCCCGGAATGCAGGAGATGCTCTACCCCACCTCGTTCCTCAAGGGCCGCGGCCTCGGCCGGGAGTGCGCCCTGATCACCGACGGCCGGTTCTCCGGCGGCACCTCCGGGCTCTCCATCGGACACGTCTCCCCCGAGGCGGCCGGCGGCGGCCTGATCGCACTGGTGGAGGAGGGTGACGAGATCGTCATCGACATCCCCAACCGGAGCATGGAACTGGCGGTGGCGCCCGAGATCCTGGAAGCCCGCCGCATCGCCCAGGAGAAGCGCGACCGCCCGTACACCCCAGTCAACCGCGAGCGTCCCGTCTCCGCCGCCCTCCGGGCGTACGCCTCGATGGCCACCTCGGCCAGCGACGGCGCCTTCCGCCGCGTCCCCGACTGA
- a CDS encoding putative bifunctional diguanylate cyclase/phosphodiesterase, whose product MLAFSAQRHAGARRVGLWLLAVGGALAVVSAGIGVAAILTMAEHWSHQQAQRTGLATLVAVGTAVSGVLLCAGLLRLPGAAETGAAALRLVLDGLVIGAALWFVGWVLLAEPTRLLGEFAARGCLAILVATITSAVATGLTFIVGARSRSPRHGLLLAGGGVTLVTGCGLAIATGLCQAGPTVALLGVVLLPFGLLAVALAGRLTEATGGPDPDVIRRGTAYAFLPMMAMAVSAVYHLVIGGNFTIFAVVAGIVEGFGLVARQHLALNDVRGYASRLAEREAHFRELAHTDPLTGLANRRGLLRAVHQDGATETPWVLLGLDLDGFKNVNDMRGHDVGDAVLIEVGRRLRTNLRPGDLAARLGGDEFAVLMRARPAEAQRIAERLLGVVGSAYRHEAGQVFLSVSIGVAESTGAGDAEHTDAGDVETLLRNADLALRYAKQRGKNRVERYDVAYDHLLRRRTTLEHELRGAIERDELHLAFQPVVAVPSVRPVGAEALLRWHHPELGNVGPDEFIPLAEECGMIAKLGAWVLHRACHQLSIWLADGHDVWVSVNVSPRELHAPEYVVQVAEALRAHRVPPQRLVLEVTEHAVATDLDELIRRLRALRLTGVRIALDDFGAGYSSLGQLRRLPIDILKIDHSLVAEPEPIRPPGPDGRAFAPMVDVVMRLGHQLGLEVIAEGVTNPTELAAVVEAGCRFGQGQLFGWGVPAEHLEAMLEAASPPEARSARPAPPKPPRPRPPAQRAPSDPYPSGAQPAESRPNEAGATADNRPSGNRKKPRPGTDSVQNAGSVDSSHEMRQA is encoded by the coding sequence ATGCTGGCTTTCTCCGCCCAGCGGCACGCCGGTGCCCGCCGGGTCGGACTCTGGCTGCTGGCGGTGGGCGGTGCGCTGGCGGTCGTCAGCGCGGGGATCGGCGTGGCCGCGATCCTCACGATGGCCGAGCACTGGAGCCATCAGCAGGCCCAGCGGACCGGCCTGGCGACGCTGGTCGCGGTCGGCACGGCGGTGAGCGGGGTGCTGCTCTGCGCGGGCCTGCTCCGGTTGCCCGGCGCCGCCGAGACCGGCGCCGCCGCGCTCCGGCTCGTGCTGGACGGGCTGGTGATCGGGGCGGCGTTGTGGTTCGTCGGCTGGGTGCTGCTCGCCGAACCGACCCGGCTGCTCGGCGAGTTCGCCGCCAGGGGCTGCCTGGCGATCCTGGTGGCCACCATCACATCGGCGGTGGCGACCGGGCTCACCTTCATCGTCGGGGCACGGTCGCGGTCGCCGCGACACGGCCTGCTGCTGGCCGGCGGCGGGGTGACCCTGGTGACCGGGTGCGGGCTGGCCATCGCCACCGGGTTGTGCCAGGCGGGCCCGACCGTGGCGCTGCTCGGCGTGGTGCTGCTGCCGTTCGGCCTGCTGGCGGTCGCGCTGGCCGGCCGGCTGACGGAGGCGACGGGTGGACCGGACCCGGACGTCATCCGACGCGGCACCGCGTACGCCTTCCTGCCGATGATGGCGATGGCCGTCTCCGCCGTCTACCACCTGGTGATCGGCGGCAACTTCACGATCTTCGCGGTGGTGGCCGGCATCGTCGAGGGGTTCGGCCTGGTGGCCCGGCAGCACCTGGCGTTGAACGACGTACGCGGCTACGCCAGTCGGCTCGCCGAACGGGAGGCGCACTTCCGGGAACTGGCCCACACCGACCCGCTGACCGGGTTGGCGAACCGCCGGGGCCTGTTGCGGGCGGTGCACCAGGACGGGGCCACGGAGACGCCCTGGGTGCTGCTCGGGCTGGATCTCGACGGCTTCAAGAACGTCAACGACATGCGGGGCCACGACGTCGGCGACGCGGTGCTGATCGAGGTGGGCCGGCGGCTGCGGACCAACCTCCGCCCCGGTGACCTGGCCGCCCGGCTCGGCGGCGACGAGTTCGCGGTGCTGATGCGGGCCCGTCCGGCGGAGGCGCAGCGGATCGCCGAGCGGCTGCTCGGGGTCGTCGGGTCGGCGTACCGGCACGAGGCCGGTCAGGTCTTCCTGTCGGTCAGCATCGGGGTCGCCGAGTCGACCGGCGCCGGGGACGCCGAGCACACCGACGCCGGGGACGTGGAGACGCTGCTCCGCAACGCCGACCTGGCCCTGCGCTACGCCAAGCAGCGGGGCAAGAACCGCGTCGAACGGTACGACGTGGCCTACGACCACCTGCTCCGCCGGCGTACCACGTTGGAGCACGAACTGCGCGGTGCGATCGAGCGCGACGAGCTGCACCTGGCGTTCCAGCCGGTCGTGGCGGTGCCCTCGGTCCGGCCGGTCGGCGCGGAGGCGCTGCTCCGCTGGCACCATCCGGAGCTGGGCAACGTCGGCCCGGACGAGTTCATCCCGCTCGCCGAGGAGTGCGGGATGATCGCCAAACTCGGCGCCTGGGTGCTGCACCGGGCGTGCCACCAGCTCTCGATCTGGCTCGCCGACGGTCACGACGTCTGGGTCTCGGTCAACGTGTCCCCCCGGGAACTGCACGCCCCCGAGTACGTCGTCCAGGTCGCCGAGGCGCTGCGGGCGCACCGGGTGCCGCCGCAGCGGCTGGTGCTGGAGGTCACCGAACACGCGGTGGCGACCGACCTGGACGAACTGATCCGGCGGCTGCGGGCGTTGCGGCTGACCGGGGTACGGATCGCGCTGGACGACTTCGGCGCGGGGTACTCCTCCCTGGGGCAGCTCCGCCGGCTGCCGATCGACATCCTCAAGATCGACCACAGCCTGGTCGCCGAGCCGGAGCCGATCCGGCCGCCCGGCCCGGACGGTCGGGCCTTCGCGCCGATGGTCGACGTGGTGATGCGGCTCGGCCATCAACTCGGCCTGGAGGTGATCGCCGAGGGCGTGACCAATCCCACCGAACTCGCGGCAGTGGTCGAGGCCGGTTGCCGGTTCGGGCAGGGGCAGCTCTTCGGCTGGGGGGTCCCGGCCGAGCATCTGGAGGCGATGCTGGAGGCGGCCAGCCCACCCGAGGCCCGCTCTGCGCGACCGGCTCCGCCGAAGCCGCCGCGGCCCCGCCCGCCGGCACAGCGGGCACCGAGCGATCCCTACCCGTCGGGTGCGCAGCCTGCGGAGAGTCGCCCCAACGAGGCCGGGGCGACGGCCGACAACCGCCCCTCCGGAAACCGGAAGAAGCCCAGGCCGGGCACGGATTCTGTCCAGAATGCGGGATCAGTTGACTCATCGCATGAGATGCGTCAGGCTTAG
- a CDS encoding acetolactate synthase large subunit, with protein sequence MTRPTPETLANSARRHRPAAVDGVNDPSDQYPRRLRPGASAPGEASGPLGDASARAAASGQVVAPVQVSGAGSLVKSLEALGVEVAFGIPGGAILPAYDPLYDSSVRHILVRHEQGAGHAATGYAQATGRVGVCIATSGPGATNLVTPIADAYMDSVPMVAITGQVARPAIGTDAFQEADIQGITLPITKHNFLVQTAEEIPRILAEAFHLAGTGRPGPVLVDIPKDVLQAQTTFSWPPTLDLPGYRPTLHPHGKQIREAARLMTSARRPVLYVGGGVLKAGATEGLRKLAELTGIPVVTTLMARGAFPDSHPQHLGMPGMHGSVAAVYGLQKSDLIVALGARFDDRVTGKLDSFAPGAAIVHADIDPAEIGKNRAADVPIVGDARYVIDELIEAVRATAAGQSGSPVDRTEWWSQLDDLRERYPLGYDEPTDGTLAPQYVIQRLGEIVGPDAVYVAGVGQHQMWASQFISYEKPYTWLNSGGLGTMGYAVPAAMGAKVGKPDTTVWAVDGDGCFQMTNQELATCALEGIPVKIAIINNGNLGMVRQWQTLFYGERYSNTELGTHKHRIPDFVKLAEALGCIGLRCESAADVDKTIEAAMAINDVPVVVDFVVGKDAMVWPMVAAGTSNDEIMFARGVRPAFDDDDL encoded by the coding sequence ATGACGAGACCCACACCAGAGACCCTGGCGAACAGCGCGCGCCGGCACCGGCCCGCCGCCGTCGACGGTGTCAACGACCCCTCCGACCAGTACCCCCGCCGACTCCGGCCCGGTGCCTCCGCGCCCGGCGAGGCGTCCGGTCCGCTCGGTGACGCGTCGGCCCGGGCCGCCGCGAGCGGTCAGGTGGTAGCACCGGTCCAGGTCTCCGGCGCCGGTTCACTGGTCAAGTCGTTGGAGGCGCTCGGGGTCGAGGTCGCGTTCGGCATTCCGGGCGGGGCGATCCTGCCGGCGTACGACCCGCTCTACGACTCGTCGGTGCGGCACATCCTGGTCCGCCACGAGCAGGGCGCCGGGCACGCCGCGACCGGGTACGCCCAGGCGACCGGGCGGGTCGGGGTCTGCATCGCCACCTCCGGGCCGGGGGCCACCAACCTGGTCACGCCGATCGCGGACGCGTACATGGACTCGGTGCCGATGGTGGCGATCACCGGTCAGGTCGCCCGGCCGGCGATCGGCACGGACGCCTTCCAGGAGGCGGACATCCAGGGCATCACCCTGCCGATCACCAAGCACAACTTCCTGGTCCAGACCGCCGAGGAGATCCCGAGGATCCTGGCCGAGGCGTTCCACCTGGCCGGCACCGGCCGACCCGGCCCGGTGCTGGTGGACATCCCCAAGGACGTCCTCCAGGCGCAGACCACCTTCAGTTGGCCGCCCACCCTCGACCTGCCCGGCTACCGGCCGACCCTGCATCCGCACGGCAAGCAGATCCGCGAGGCGGCCCGGCTGATGACCTCGGCCCGGCGGCCGGTGCTCTACGTCGGCGGCGGGGTGCTCAAGGCCGGCGCCACCGAGGGGCTGCGCAAGCTGGCGGAGCTGACCGGGATCCCGGTGGTCACCACCCTGATGGCCCGGGGCGCCTTCCCGGACTCGCATCCGCAGCACCTGGGGATGCCCGGCATGCACGGCAGCGTCGCCGCCGTCTACGGCCTACAGAAATCGGACCTGATCGTCGCCCTGGGGGCCAGGTTCGACGACCGGGTGACCGGCAAGCTGGACTCCTTCGCCCCGGGTGCGGCGATCGTGCACGCCGACATCGACCCGGCGGAGATCGGCAAGAACCGCGCCGCCGACGTGCCGATCGTCGGTGACGCCCGGTACGTGATCGACGAGTTGATCGAGGCGGTCCGGGCCACCGCGGCGGGCCAGTCCGGCAGCCCGGTCGACCGGACCGAGTGGTGGTCGCAGCTCGACGACCTACGGGAGCGCTATCCGCTCGGCTACGACGAGCCGACCGACGGCACCCTCGCCCCGCAGTACGTGATCCAGCGGTTGGGCGAGATCGTCGGGCCGGACGCCGTGTACGTCGCCGGGGTGGGCCAGCACCAGATGTGGGCCTCCCAGTTCATCTCGTACGAGAAGCCGTACACCTGGCTCAACTCCGGTGGGCTGGGCACGATGGGGTACGCCGTGCCGGCGGCGATGGGGGCGAAGGTCGGCAAGCCCGACACCACTGTCTGGGCGGTCGACGGGGACGGCTGCTTCCAGATGACCAACCAGGAGCTGGCGACCTGTGCGCTGGAGGGCATCCCGGTCAAGATCGCCATCATCAACAACGGCAACCTCGGCATGGTCCGGCAGTGGCAGACGCTGTTCTACGGCGAGCGCTACTCGAACACCGAGCTGGGTACCCACAAGCACCGGATCCCGGACTTCGTGAAGCTCGCCGAGGCGCTGGGCTGTATCGGCCTGCGCTGCGAGAGCGCCGCCGACGTCGACAAGACGATCGAGGCCGCGATGGCGATCAACGACGTGCCGGTGGTGGTCGACTTCGTGGTCGGCAAGGACGCCATGGTGTGGCCGATGGTGGCCGCCGGCACCAGCAACGACGAGATCATGTTCGCCCGGGGAGTCCGCCCGGCCTTCGACGACGACGACCTGTGA
- the ilvN gene encoding acetolactate synthase small subunit: protein MSKHTLSVLVENKPGVLARVGGLFSRRGFNINSLAVGETENPEVSRITIVVNADSSPLEQVTKQLNKLVNVLKIVELDPGVSVARELVLVKVRADRAQRAQVLETVNLFRARVVDVAPDTLTIEATGTADKLEALLRDLEAFGIKEMVQSGLVAIGRGSRSITTGSTLRAA from the coding sequence ATGAGCAAGCACACGCTTTCGGTGCTGGTGGAGAACAAGCCCGGTGTCCTGGCCCGGGTGGGCGGGCTCTTCTCCCGCCGTGGCTTCAATATCAACTCGCTGGCGGTCGGCGAGACCGAGAACCCCGAGGTCTCCCGGATAACCATCGTGGTCAACGCCGACTCCTCACCCCTGGAGCAGGTCACCAAGCAGCTCAACAAGCTGGTCAACGTGCTGAAGATCGTCGAGCTGGACCCGGGTGTCTCGGTGGCCCGCGAACTGGTGCTGGTCAAGGTTCGGGCCGACCGGGCGCAGCGGGCCCAGGTGCTGGAGACGGTGAACCTGTTCCGGGCCCGGGTCGTCGACGTCGCGCCGGACACCCTCACAATCGAGGCGACCGGTACCGCTGACAAGCTGGAAGCGCTGCTGCGCGATCTCGAAGCATTCGGAATCAAGGAAATGGTGCAGTCGGGACTGGTGGCCATCGGGCGGGGTTCCCGCTCGATCACCACCGGCTCGACGCTGCGGGCCGCCTGA